Proteins encoded together in one Halalkaliarchaeum sp. AArc-CO window:
- a CDS encoding 2-oxoacid:ferredoxin oxidoreductase subunit beta, with protein sequence MSSDVRFTDFKSDKQPTWCPGCGDFGTMNGMMKALANTGNDPDNTFVVAGIGCSGKIGTYMHSYSLHGVHGRALPVGAGVKIANPDLEVMVAGGDGDGYSIGVGHFIHNVRRNVDMTYVVMDNRIYGLTKGQASPTSRADFETSTTPEGPQQSPVNPLALALAAGGTFIAQSFSSDAMRHAEIVQEAIEHDGFGFVNVFSPCVTFNDVDTYDYFRDNLVDLADTDHDPTDEDEAKRKILDSSREYQGVLYRDPGAKTYEESKGLDEPMTEIPDGAPEDAMDLVREFY encoded by the coding sequence ATGAGCTCAGACGTTCGATTCACCGACTTCAAGTCGGACAAACAGCCCACCTGGTGTCCCGGCTGCGGCGACTTCGGGACGATGAACGGCATGATGAAGGCATTGGCGAACACCGGGAACGATCCGGACAACACGTTCGTCGTCGCCGGCATCGGCTGTTCGGGCAAGATCGGTACCTACATGCACAGCTACTCGCTCCACGGCGTCCACGGCCGGGCGCTCCCGGTCGGGGCGGGCGTGAAGATCGCCAACCCCGACCTCGAGGTGATGGTCGCCGGCGGCGACGGCGACGGCTACTCGATCGGGGTAGGCCATTTCATCCACAACGTCCGCCGGAACGTCGACATGACCTACGTCGTGATGGACAACCGGATCTACGGGCTCACGAAGGGGCAGGCGTCGCCGACCTCGCGGGCGGACTTCGAGACGTCGACGACGCCGGAGGGCCCCCAGCAGTCGCCGGTGAATCCCCTGGCGCTGGCGCTTGCGGCCGGCGGGACGTTCATCGCCCAGTCGTTCTCCTCGGACGCGATGCGACACGCCGAGATCGTCCAGGAGGCGATCGAGCACGACGGCTTCGGCTTCGTCAACGTGTTCTCGCCGTGTGTCACCTTCAACGACGTCGACACCTACGATTACTTCCGGGATAACCTGGTCGACCTGGCGGACACCGATCACGACCCGACCGACGAGGACGAGGCGAAACGGAAGATCCTCGACAGCTCCAGGGAGTACCAGGGCGTGCTCTACCGGGATCCCGGGGCGAAGACCTACGAGGAGTCGAAGGGGCTCGACGAGCCGATGACAGAGATCCCAGACGGCGCCCCCGAGGACGCGATGGACCTGGTTCGGGAGTTTTACTGA